Below is a window of Humulus lupulus chromosome 9, drHumLupu1.1, whole genome shotgun sequence DNA.
TTGTCAACTCCTCAAAATACTACCCATGGTTTCAGGTACTTAATATACATCCAATGTATTATaactttatatataaattatattttcacatatttttagtttatatttttcTTCGATAAATGTTTATAATGGTTTTGGATTTTTGTACTATCAGAATTGCATTGGTGCCATTGATGGCACACATGTGAGTGCATTTGTCCCTACAGATAAGCAAGTCAGTTACAGAGGCCGAAAAAACGTGGTAACACAAAATGTCTTGTGTGCTTGCAACTTTGAAATGTTCTTTACTTTTGTATCTGCTGGTTGGGAGGGTACCGCAAATGATTCCAGAGTGTTTATAGATGCAATTACGCAACCTAAATATAAGTTTCCATTGCCTAAAGAAGGTATTGAAAGCCTAggattgaattattattttataatttatgtgATGGTGCATAtagaaaactaatttttttttgacaTGTTTTATTATGTAGGTGAATACTATGTTTTGGATTCTGGATTTCCATGCACAAAAGGTTTTCTCCCACCATATCGTGGTGAAAGATATCATTTGCAAGAATACAATAATGGACGCAATCGACCACGTGGTATGAAAGAACTATTCAATTATAGGCATTCTTCTCTTAGGAATGTCATTGAACGGTGCTTTGGTGTACTAAAAGCACGTTTTCCTATATTGAAGATGATGCCACCTTACAAATTGAGTAGACAACCTTTGATAGTTATTGCTTGCTGCACTCTTCATAATTTTATTCGTCAACGCACACAGTATGATCATATGTTTAGAGAATGGGAAGAGAAAGAACTTGAGGGTGAAGACAACTTAGAGGAAGCTAACACTAGTGTGTCAAGATGTGAAGTCAATTTATCTGATGAATCTGCTGTAGCAATGGCAAGATGTCGAGATCGTATTGCTCAAGCTATGTGGACagcttataataatataaattagtcAACTATATTTTATTACTATAAAATAATTTTAGTATTCAAATTGTGTTTATGGGGACATATTGTAGATTAATGGTGATTTTCTATATACTttagattaaatattttatttaaaatttaaaatttctcacatttttttaagcattataatattttattgatattttacttgtaaaaattatttagatattttttagattatatattttttcaaacaaTATGATATATTGttaatttatatgaaaattagcAATATTATAACTAAGTtagattaaatatgtatgtgacatattgcatttttattaaaaaaaatcataataataagtattaaaacaattattgtaaaaaaaacatgttttctaAAAACTGCTTGTTTTTTTATCATCCAAACATGTTTTTGGTTTTTTGGTTTTTGAAAACTGTTTTTAGAAAACAATAGCCAAACACTATTatattttgaaaactacaaaaactgttttctattctcatttttgaaaacacaattttaaaaacagaaaacataaaacaatgccaaacaccctCTTAGCTTCTTGAAACCAATATTTTAGatcatttactataatttctcaCTATCAAAATCATTGGAccgacaaaaaaaaaatcttattgaATATTTACAATCCAATATTTTCATTGGGTTATAGCATATTGggttatttaaaatataatataaccCGACTAACCAACCAAAGTACAATCCTAATTATCATATTAAGCTTCTTTAAGCTTTTAGTCATTGAGGGGTGGCTACTTTGCCTGCCAAAAATTTAGTGGTAATTTCATATAGGTATATCATAAAAGAAGTTGGATAAAACATTTAAGCAGCTGTTCAATCCTTTACTTTATACTAAGAAGCCACACTATAATTTATTGTagaaattggaaaaaaaaactgTGACGTAATTTAAAATAGTCGACAAGTGTTGAGAGTGTTCTTTAAAGGCCATTTCAGAACTCAGCAACCATTTTTACGGAATTAAAGTGCATGGATCGCTTAACAATAATGAATCCAAAAGCCCCACCATGGCGGCCAAATTGAAATTACGACAGTTTAACAAATCTTTTAAGCTTGTGTGGGGCATCAAGGAAACAATTTAAAGATGAAGAGTATTCGGTCTAAACGACATCAAATGTGCAGCATGGTTTGCTTTTACACAATCCGCTCCAACTCTCTTGCATAACTGAGAGTTTGGTTGATGAGCTGCAGGGAAGGTATCTCCTTGCAGGGTGCAGATTCTTTTGCCTTCTGGAAAATCACCAACCCATCCTTGACGTCCCACTCGGGGTGCTCCTGTGTTCATTAAGATATTTCAAGAAAAGCATCGCAAAATCAAAGGGGAATGATCATGTATAAGTTGCATAAAGTTTACCTCATCGATATACTTTAGGAGTTCTTGGTCAGAAGTGTACAACAACATTTGACAGGCATCTTTGATCGAAAGATAATCATATGCCTTCTCACTGCATCCAGCTATTTCATctctggaaaaaaaaaagacacaACAGAGAATAAAATCAAGTTTTGAAATGTGCTAAGAGTAGAGAAATCGAACAACTATCTTGTATAAATTCCAGGAATAAATGGAAAATTTTTGTGTGCAAAACTACCAGGAATATTAGCTTGTTATAATGAATTATTATGGGGGATTCTCAGAATAAATTGAATTCTCAACTATTCAACTATATgcaatttgattattcttaaaaAGGAACAAAAGAAAGCTCCTGAAATTGAAAGGGCTTACTCCACGATTTACAGCTTTCTATACCATTCACAGAGATAATACCATACCTGACTGTCTTTGCCAGAAGATCCATGAAATAGACATAAGTTTCATGGGGCACTGTCTGCCGAGCACTCAACACGCGATTATAAGCCCCCTCCATGAAGGACTGCTCCAACTCTACAGCATGTTTAATGCATGGGTTCTCCAAAGCTGAAGATGACAGCAACTCCAATTCAGTATGAAACTCAGCAATTCTGTTCTGCACAAGGAGTCTCAACAGGTTGAGACCTAAGATTGGGTGCTCTTGAGGAGATGGTGGAAGTCGGTTCCTGCCccacaaaaaatataatttcattaGCAGCATTCAGAATAAGTGAATtgataaaaaaattcaaagtaaataaaaaatagttaGCAGCAGCTATGATATGTTTACCCTCCAGAATGTGTGAAAAAAAATATAAGGTATGTTAATTTTTGAGATTAATAACATGGATTATTGATTTAGTTTCTCCAAATAGACAATAAAACCCATGCCTATGCTGAGCTGAAGATTATAACAAATTACCGGGCATCTGTGTAATAGGGTTTCAACTGAAAGAAATCTCTCTCAAAAGCATCTTGGTCCTCAGTCTTCAAACTCAGAACAACAGCATGCTCGTATATGTCCCCTGATAGTTCTCAAACACAAAAATGGTCattagaaaataatcaaagaaatGACAATAATGACAACTTTACAATCTTCACGCAAACACAATCATTTGATAGTATATAGTAAGGACTTCTCGATAAACTCTGGAAATCATTTAATTCCTGACATGTTTTCCACTTAAGTTCTGCCTGTGTGGACATGGAAATTGGCTTTGTCAAACTCAAATTTATCATAAATCGTGAAATTACTAATTATGGTTCTATTTCTACATCTCCTTAAACTAATGcttcaagaacaaatatgcttaGTCTAACACAAAATGGAAATAGAACAGAACATCTTGCTACCAACTAAAAATCCatgatttaaaatttataaatatgaaATGTACTATACAGCCTCATATTGGATTCATCATTTAGCCACATAATCTACCTCATTTATAATTTCAATCATAGCCAAGCCTAGAACCATAGCAGACAAATCTCTATATATAACAACAAATTGAAGGGGAGCACATATTGGAAAAATTTGTAGAATGGGGAACTACAAATAGTAAATACCAAGTAGTGTAacggtaaaaaaaaaattaaaacttgcAAAACATAGAAATAGAGCTGTTTGAAAATGTTACTTGCTAATGTTAGTTCGTGTACTGCATTTGGTGTTTCTTCAAACAATGGAGGAAGGCTTCTGAATTCAGTCAGCATAACCTGCAAAAATCCAGTCAAATAAAACTCAACTTTATCCCTTAAGCAAACCGAAactttatccaaaaactaatgAATGATTGAATTGGGTATTTCCAAACAAGCAAAAGGGTGATGATTGTTCCACCACAATTTGCGATATTGcacataattttttaaatttactcTTTCCTGTACTTTTTCACGAAAAATAAAATATGCATCGCTAGTCTAGCATGATCAGATTTTGAACCAGCCCAGCAACAAAAAATCACCAAATTAGAATTACAAATGCTGCTATACCACATCGGTTTGGTGAAAAGAACTCTAGCTCAGTGCGATATACAGCATAATCCAGTAAAAGAAGAAAATAGGTTATGGGGAATGAATGGTTACCTTGAGCTGAGAGAGAAACATGACACATGCATCGAAATCCTTTCGTAAAAAAGCAGCTTTGAAGCGCTCGAACAGCTGCGACACCTCGGTGAGTTTTGGATCCATTTCgccgatctctctctctctctctcgctctctctggTTCTGGTTTTGCTTGCCCTTCAAGAAGGAATTTCCCTTTTCCTATTTCTAGGTTTGAATCCAGACCCGACTTTACCCTTCCATTATATGTAATATTACACATTTATTGAGGGTATTCCTTTATTctttaaaatatatcatattctttatatatatatatatatatataaatatatatatagtcctagttttaaagttgtaacagggtttatacttttttggaccttgtatttttttctattacttgtttggactctgtattttgacaaattattttttggaccctatgttttgtaaaatagttaaaatagaaccataaactcaattttgatgaagaaaaaattgaatataacaacacagtttttaagcataattattttatttttgttctgaattattagtttggtaaattatttatgattttagttgaaaaacattgaccaaaatcgaatttagggttctattttaaccattttacaaaactagggtccaaacaggtaatgggaaaaaacacaaggtccaaaaaggtataaacccttgtaaatattatctataattttaataaaaaaaaattttaaataaatatagaataaattataattctattatatatatatatataaatatttatatcaataatttttaCATATATAACATCTAACACAAtgttaacataaatatatatttacatggctacatgacatatatataaaatacaataatattttgtagacgcggttcttcgccaacagataattatacgaataaacaggatAGATTAGTGCTAATTAGTGAACTGTAATAGGAAAATAGTTTACTTCTAGACTTGAGAAATTAATAacatgggaaggtgatcacttctttctttttaggtggttcgaagatTAAAATCtatctagtccaccagtcaatattattgatatctcttgattattccttacagagtgtttctttacaaaaaatacgtcaaccccttgcaatgcccagggtcttggtatttatagggagaggctccctgggttggcaaagggggtcatcccataatctctttacccttcacgtcatctctgtgatactgatgattaattcctaaaacctgacactgaagtgtggtctaatcaataggtaaggagggataacgtgaagggtaaagagatcatgggatgaccccctttgccaacccaggtatcctctccctataaatatcaAGACCCTGGacattgcaaggggttggcatattttttgtaacgaaacactctgtaaggaatagtcaagacatatcaataatatcgactggtgaaCTAaagagattttaaccttcgaaccacctaaaaagaaaggagtgatcaccttCTCATGTTATTAATTTCCCAAGTCTAGAAGTAAACTATTTTCCTATTAcggttcactaattagcactaatccattgttggagttttatgccttaattaaaactcaaattctttgtaatctcattttattatcaataaaagaatagaaatcattttttgacttggtcaatcactttgctcacatgttttattttcatgattatttatttaatataaacttctattaaatcccgagcatatagctaatcttatttatagtgacgtaatcacagtggaatataaatatgattatatgttcaaaaataagttagtcctaagattagtcaatgcaccggatttacactgacttgccaatctacgatataatctacttacacattacagtgttatgttctttccagaacattagcaaagtagataagatcggatgtatttgttacatcggacaggaccgatattggcagttgataagataagtaaacataccgttattatctattctagtcatatcatatagttgaccataggtcaattcaatcttaattctgagtggttagtattcaaactgattgtattatttgagttctttgacttgttcgttaccagcttaccctacggactagcccatacttacatcttgggaactcggtagtataattgagtgggagtgttaatcatagatatgaacatctatagcttctgatgaagaagtgaaacgatggtttccttttagtttggttcaaggtgttaaatgatagagatctcatttcagtaattaaattagtttactgaaatatcatttacaaggaactaagtgttttaaggataaaatacaatgaggggtaaaacggtattttagtcctatctcattgtagaccgtctatagaggattgagtgacaattatggttgtaacaatggataattaatagcgtatctatatttgttatagagcgttctatgaattcaagagtgcaattccaagtctatagtggagtcacgaggaattaataagttagtaaatttatttgttagatttatgataacttattggagcttgatttcataggcccatggtccccattgtaccttggataaaatcatctagatagtctcaattaattgatttaatcatcaattagaattatcaaagttgaccaggtcaattttggatagtttcacagagttgtgtaattttgagaagaaaagagaaattatggcagatttattaattaagataaattggtatctaaattaataaataaatttaaatcaaggttcaaattataaataattaatttgataaaggatttaaataattatttaattaattaaatcaatagaaaataatacaagccttgattttaagtccaatgggcttataatcaaatgggaaatttcacgggcctatagcccatgataatttcgacctagggcttcaaaatggctgttattttattgattttttaattgaattaaatggcctaattgattctataaaaggagtgcttatagagaagtcaaaaaaaggttttttgataagtcagattttctgatagttttatattctctctaaacacaagtcattttctaagcctctttgtattttctcttcttctctctatatctatctcatgtgttgagaattgcccacactagtctaggtggttctaaggatacattggaagatcgtgaagaaaatagaaaatcggttcagtgtcttgataatactctgcgacagaaaggatacaagagttagagaaactgaaggaaggactcttaattccgctgcgtatactgtaagtattatattatttttttctctttgaattcaattttagaaacatgttttaggctatctcgtattaatttgtttaatattagatatacatgaaaataaataaagatcctgtataagtttttccaacatccatcatgtttattcgtataattatctgttggcgaagaaccgcgtcaacagtttggtgctttcattgagaggatttagattggtgctatcgcaaaaacctgatcatggtggttactcattcgagacatggtaatgaggcggatcaacatgatgggcaggaggcccaccatgccgccatatccgatgaacaaaaccctgaggtccagcagcgaccaggaaagcagcctatgggtcAGGGCGACACCGGGAGTTTGGCACCCCGGTCGCCAAATCCAAACCCGAATTTCCTaacggcgatagagatggagaacatacaaTTGAGGAGTCAGTTGTCAAGAGCAAACAGGAAGATCGAAGAAGTTTTggcccggttaccccctcttaacaaccgacgctaacgtcggaaagaggcaaagtgggactcataagtcccgctgggATAACAGGTCCAGGCCCAGCCGATCAGTGAAAGCCTCGACTCTGAGTTCTAccccacgtcacaccaccaccaggaaactgtgtttgaggagtttcctagggccaatcagcaattcagccgatcagtcCGAACCTCAACTTCTAGCTCGGTTCCACCATCGAACGCACCCAGAAGGGCCCAaggcagctcgcggaggagatctggggagggctcgcAAAGAAAGCCTACTCCGGCCAGCCATCCTGCACCACGATCAGACCGCCGAGCGCATGATGCGGTGGATGGTAGAgtggagcggccgcgacctaacttgatccgctcggatgggactaggatcgcgtcaccagttaggcatcccccgtcaccaataagatacccatctccttcCCGTCTAGTTcgggacattccggctcatgggagtagcaggagaaaccctcCTTCCGCTGGTCCTTCCCATCGCAGCCGAGCGCGCGGGGAAGTctcggatcctcaccctcagcagcGGGCTCTGAGTTTTtcaaacgggagttactggactgggagccaccgaagtggcatgTCTGGTGAAGACCTGTGCAATCActtaagttcggcgcaaagccctcgggccacccagAGGGCTGACCTTCGAGATTGCCTCAACTCACGGAGGGGAGATCCGGCTAGAAATGGTAATCATGCTCACCGAGGGGATGGTATTtcggaagtacgtgacagtgggagtgtcccacctaaccaagctcaagcttggagggacaataactcgcCTAACGCTCACAATGGAACTGGAGTTGTTGAACAGTCCCAGAACAACCAgggaagtaaggaccaaaccctagagcgtttagctcagatggaggagctggtgaagaagctcttgtcagacaaggaaaaagacgaatacgactcgggggacgaacttgagctcttcggccccagcatagcagccacgacTTATCCATCGAGTTTCCGAATgccccacttgtccaagttcgatggagacggagaaccatcggatcatttgggtatgttcaacaccctgatgatggcccacaacatcggccccgagctaaggtgtttgatatttccttccaccttgactgggtcagccaagcaatggttcaagcagtgtaaaaagcagtccatcagctcgtggaaaacctttttctgctgacttcaagagggcattccgagcttctcaagctgcccgcgtcaaagccgacaccctggcagacgtaaagcagcagcccgaggaacccttgaaagcttacctgagcaggttcgcaaacgtcgcagctcgagccagggacgcagacgatagttccaagcttatggccttgaggactggaatccttgttggaggaggactatggaaagagatacagataaaaggtgtcagcaccgtggatgaattcctgaacaaggcctagggatggataaacttggaagaggcgcgagcgtcggtcgcgggaaccagccaagcccctaaggagtgggaacggatgtcgtgaaaacgactcaaatcgttacacagaataaccaagggggtgaaGGCAAGaaaaaagggagcagcgagggtgACCAACacggtccgaagaagaacaagcccttGGAAAAAATTAAGctagtctacgcgacttataccgagctcacaaacactagggaacacattttcctagccaactctgcccgcctcccctggaagaaaccggagcctttgaagcaccataaggccaagagggacccttccaagttctgtcgattccacaacgacattggccacaacactgacgattgtaggcatttaaaggatgagatcgagacactcatcagagccggacctttggctcagtacgcgcggaatagagttcccaccAGTCAGCCGGCCCCAGAAGTTCCGATAAATCAGCCCGGGCCCTGgataaatcaggatacccctcctcctctgatagggggagagatatccacaatctccggtggcccccatttggccggcacgagtagaggtgcccagaagagatatgtcaatgaattaaaggctcataacggagtggaattcgtcccggagtagcatctacccaaacagcaacgactAGAGAGGCAATCGATCATCTTTACCGAggaggatgctagtcacgtccaattccctcataacgaccctctagtcataaccgcccagctcgccaaccagagagttaggaggataatggtcgataatgggagttcggtgaacctgctgttccggtctacgctggagaagatggggttatctgtcaccgagttgaaggccacctccatgatgttgtatgtattttctggagaagggtcgacagcaataggaacaatcgagctggtaattaccttgggagaggggccccggactgtctctaagctcctcgaattcgtagtcatcgattgtcccgccgcctacaacgctattctgggtcggcctacgttgatAACATTTAAGGCTATAACCTCCATCCACCATCTCACAGTCAAATTCCCAtcctccacggggatatgcacggtccaaggtgatcagctcactgccaggaaatgctatagcatttccatgaagggaaagtcacgaccTGGGCAacagacgatgaccattcagggcggggttgaggaatctcaggaagtaggactTACTtcggagatagaaaaacctcagaatgccaatGGGGAGGGTATCatcttgaatgatgatatcgaccccaggataggcgaggatagatccgagctccaggccatcgaagagctcgaggaggtgagcatCGACCCACAAGACTCGTCGAAGGTGGTGAAGCTTGGAAAAAACCTGTGCAGTAGAAGGAAGACGGAGCTGCTGATATTTCTAcgagaaaatctagatgtgttcgcctggtcccatgaggacatgatagggatcagccgggcgtcatcatgcacaccctcaacttggacaagaacgtgccggcgaagtcccagaaacaaaggcgcctggacACGACCCGAGCTggggccctagaggaggaagtagccagGCTCTTGAAGTGTGGCTTTATTCGCGAGGAGaagtacccgatctgggtcgccaatcctgtgttggtcccaaagcccaacgggaagtggcagacctgcatcgacttttccgatctaaataaagcctgccccaaagattgcttccctttgccaaggattgatcaattggtagatgccacggtgggccacgagctcatgtcttttatggatgcatactcaggctataaccagatcgccatgaacccgacagaccaggaacacactagcttcatgaccccaactaacgtttattgctacaaggtcatgccctttgggctgaaaaacgtaggagctacataccagaggttggtcaaTAGGATGTTTACCGATCAGATCGAGAATacacatggaagtgtatgttgacgacatgttggtcaagtcaaaaactaccgataaccatgtccctgatctgaaggaatgtttcaAGATTTTAagagagtatggcatgaggctaaatcctcaaaagtgcactttcggggttgcgtcaggaaagtttatgggtttcatagtcaacaccagaggaatagaggcgaaccatGATAAAATCAGGTCGCTACTTAAGATGCCATCACTctggtcgcgaaaagacgtccaaagtctgacaggaagggtggcagcccttaatcggttcatttccaaatctaccgacaagtgtttgccattctacaacctgctccagggaaataaaaaattcgagtggactgaagaatgcgaatgtgccttcctcgacctaaaagcacatttagccgagccgcccgtgttGTCCAAACCAACAACAGGAGGCGCCTTCTGTTCctttacctggctgtcacggaagatgcggctagcgcaatactggtccgagaagaagaccggtctcataagctagtctattacatcagcaagaggcttctcggagctgaatctcgatacccgttgatggagaaaatggctttctgccttattacgacctcccaaaagctcaggccCTATTTCCAAtctcattcaatccacgtcataactgatcaacctttaaggcaagttttgcaTAAACCTGAGGCATCGGAGCGTCTGTTGAAATATGCTATCGAGCTTggccaatttgagatactatacGCGCCGCGAACTGCAGTGAAAAGCCAAGCTCTAGCTaactttgtggcagagtgcacgggattccgagAAGAACCTGTGGAAGAACCGGTTCGAGCCTCATGGAAAGTCtttgtagatggctcatctaatgagaatggatccggagctggagtcaTCTTGATATCCCTGGAagggcatcgtttccactccgcgttgcgattcggattcaaagcatccaacaacaaggccgaatgcgaagctttgttggctggactaagggtggcccaggagctgaaggccagctccttccaatgctacagtgattcccaactcgtggtaaaccaagtattaggagaataccaagcgcgaggaaccaagatggttgcttacctgGCCATGGTAAAGAAGGAGCTATCTACATTTGAGCACGGCTtaattgaacagatacctcgggagcagaatgctaatGCTGATGCCCTGggaaagctcgccacctctggggaggtagaaactttgggcctggtaccgatagaattcttggaaacaccaagcatagaggaagttggggcagaggtcgagatgatcaacaCCAAgtcaacctggatgactcccataatcgagtacctcacaacagggaagttacccgaggagcgaaacgacgcaaggagggtactttaccaggctccaaggtatataaTGATAGACGGGACATTGTACCAgcgtggcctctctttacctcttttgtggtgtgttctgccaggtgaAGCGAGAACCattctgcaggaggtgcatgagggattttgtggagatcacgctggggggcaaaacctggccttgaaggtgttgaggcaagggtattattggcccactttatcgaaggactcgatctcttatgtcaaaaagtGCGACAGGTGCCAGCGGTTCACCACGGTCGCCCGAGCCCctctagtcgagctaaagatgatctcatccccgtgggcgttcgcggtctgggggattgatttagttggtgcccttcccacgggaaagggaggagttcgctatgctgtggtggctatagactacttcacaaaatgggtagaGGCAGAAGCTCTGGCGACGATTACTTCAAAGAGgatcctcgacttcgtggtcaagagtattgtctgccgattcgggct
It encodes the following:
- the LOC133800959 gene encoding protein ALP1-like isoform X1, which codes for MDDSSSSSTDSDFDDFSDFLMLNFLSDYNEKFIEKIPQRTSSLCGEDFVRELLGGHERTCYELLRMDKNVFIELCTCLKQKEYIKDTREIKVEEAVAIFLIIVGQNVGMRLIADRFQHSLETIDRHFHLTLKAICKLGQDIIRPTQSPVPSHIVNSSKYYPWFQNCIGAIDGTHVSAFVPTDKQVSYRGRKNVVTQNVLCACNFEMFFTFVSAGWEGTANDSRVFIDAITQPKYKFPLPKEGEYYVLDSGFPCTKGFLPPYRGERYHLQEYNNGRNRPRGMKELFNYRHSSLRNVIERCFGVLKARFPILKMMPPYKLSRQPLIVIACCTLHNFIRQRTQYDHMFREWEEKELEGEDNLEEANTSVSRCEVNLSDESAVAMARCRDRIAQAMWTAYNNIN
- the LOC133802455 gene encoding 26S proteasome non-ATPase regulatory subunit 8 homolog A, which produces MDPKLTEVSQLFERFKAAFLRKDFDACVMFLSQLKVMLTEFRSLPPLFEETPNAVHELTLARDIYEHAVVLSLKTEDQDAFERDFFQLKPYYTDARNRLPPSPQEHPILGLNLLRLLVQNRIAEFHTELELLSSSALENPCIKHAVELEQSFMEGAYNRVLSARQTVPHETYVYFMDLLAKTVRDEIAGCSEKAYDYLSIKDACQMLLYTSDQELLKYIDEEHPEWDVKDGLVIFQKAKESAPCKEIPSLQLINQTLSYARELERIV